The Candidatus Polarisedimenticolaceae bacterium genome segment GTTGGAGGCCCGCCGCCAGGGCGGTGACCCCGTGGCGATCGTGGGATACGCCGACGGCGTGCAGGTGTTCCTGCCCCTGATCCTCAGGCGATTCCCGCTCGACGCGGGATCGTCGCGTGTGATCCTCGACGCGACGTCGCCGTACGGTTACTGCCCGCCGATCGTCTCGGCGGGAGCGGCGTCGTCCCGCGAAGCCGGCGCGCGGGCGATCACCGCGGCGATCGAAGGGTTGAAAAGCTTGGGTGCCTGCTGTGCGTTCATCCGAATGCATCCGCTGTTGCCGACCCCCCCTTGGGCGCTCGAGTCCTGCGGGACGCTCGTCACGCACGGGCCCACGGTCTACATCGACCTCCGGCTCAGCGACGAGGAGATTCGGCGACAGACGCGTCCGAGCGACCGTGCGAACCTCCGTCGGCTGGTGGGTGATGGCTTTGTCGCGAGAGTCGACGAAGGATGGACGCGGTTCGACGACTTCCTGCGAATCTACCGGGAGACCATGGCCCGCGTCGGAGCGAGTCCCGACTACTATTTCGAGGATCGCTACTTCCAGGACCTCAGGGTTGCCCTCGGCACGTCGCTGAGCCTCATCGTGGTCGAGAAGGGCGACGACGCCGCGGCGGCGGGTCTCTTCACCGAAACCTGCGGCATCGTCCAGTTCCACCTGTCGGGGACGGACGAAGCCTTCCGGGAGGATGCCCCGAGTCGCCTCATGCTGGACTTCGCCACGAAGTGGGCGAAAGACCGGGGCAATCGGTGGTTCCACCTCGGCGGCGGATTGGGGGGAAGGACCGACTCCCTCTTCGGTTTCAAGGCGGGATTCTCCAAGCTCCGAGGCAACTTCTCGACCTGGAGAATCGTCACGTCCCCGGAAACCTACGCGGATGCGGTCCGCGCCTGGCGGACCCGTTACGGCGCCGCCGCGGAACCCGGCGACGCCTACTTCCCTGCCTACCGGAGTCCGGCACCGGCCGTCACGGACTCGACGGATTCCCGTCGGCGCGTCGACCGCTGAGGGGGTACGGCGAATTCGCCTCCGATCGCACGATCACTTCACGTCG includes the following:
- a CDS encoding GNAT family N-acetyltransferase, which codes for LEARRQGGDPVAIVGYADGVQVFLPLILRRFPLDAGSSRVILDATSPYGYCPPIVSAGAASSREAGARAITAAIEGLKSLGACCAFIRMHPLLPTPPWALESCGTLVTHGPTVYIDLRLSDEEIRRQTRPSDRANLRRLVGDGFVARVDEGWTRFDDFLRIYRETMARVGASPDYYFEDRYFQDLRVALGTSLSLIVVEKGDDAAAAGLFTETCGIVQFHLSGTDEAFREDAPSRLMLDFATKWAKDRGNRWFHLGGGLGGRTDSLFGFKAGFSKLRGNFSTWRIVTSPETYADAVRAWRTRYGAAAEPGDAYFPAYRSPAPAVTDSTDSRRRVDR